GCCCACGTGGGTGACATCATCGTCGCCTCCGTCAAGGACGCCGCCCCCCGCGGCACCGTCAAAGCCGGCGACGTCGTCAAGGCCGTGGTCGTGCGTACGTCACACGCCATCAAGCGTGCCGACGGCAGCACCATCCGCTTCGACAAGAACGCCGCCGTCATCATCAACAACCAGGGCGAGCCTCGCGGCACCCGCGTCTTCGGGCCGGTCGCCCGTGAACTCCGCGACCGCCGCTTCATGAAGATCGTGTCCCTGGCCCCGGAGGTGCTGTAATGCCCCGTCCCAGCGCTGGTAGCCACCACAACGACAAGCTGCACATCAAGAAGGGTGACACCGTCATCGTCCTGAGCGGCAAGCACAAGGGCAAGACCGGCAAGGTCCTCCTCGCCCTGCCCCGCGACCAGAAGGTCGTCGTGGAAGGCGTGAACCTCGTCACCAAGAACGTCAAGCCCAGCCCCGCCAACCCCCAGGGCGGCCAGGAACAGCGCGAGCTGGCCCTGCACGCCAGCAAGGTGTCCATCGTGGACCCCGAAACCGGCAAGGCGACCCGCATCCGCAAGACCATCGTGGACGGCAAGAAAGTTCGCGTGGCCGTCGCGAGCGGCAAGAACATCGACTGACCACTCCGGGCCGCCGCCCACACACGTGACATTGCGGCGGCCTGAGCGGCGCTCTCTGAAAAACTGGGAGACCGCTCGAAGGAACCCACCATGCAGCAACTGAAAACCAAGTACAACGAGCAGGTCCGCCCTGCCATGATGCAGCAGTTCGGCTACTCCAGCGTGATGGCCGTGCCCCGCATCGAGAAGATCGTCGTCAACGAAGGCCTCGGCAGCGCCAAGGAAGACAGCAAGGCGATCGACAAGGCCGCCAAGGAACTGGCGCTGATCACCCTGCAGAAGCCCATCGTCACCAAGGCGAAAAAGAGCATCAGCAACTTCAAGCTGCGCCAGGGCATGCCCGTGGGCATCAAGGTCACGCTGCGCGGCGAGCGCATGTTCGTGTTCCTCGAAAAGCTGATCAACATCGGCCTGCCCCGCATCCGTGACTTCAAGGGCGTGAACCCTAACGCCTTCGACGGCCGCGGCAACTACAACCTGGGCATCAAAGAACAGCTGATCTTCCCCGAAATCACCTACGACATGGTCGACAAGGTGCGCGGCATGGACATCACCATCGTGACCACCGCGAAGACGGACGAAGAAGCCCGCGCGCTCCTGCAAGCCATGGGCCTGCCCTTCCGCAAATAAGGACGGATGAACAATGGCTAACACTTCCAAAGTCGTCAAAGCTGCGCGCGGCCACAAGTTCGCCGTGCAGAACTACAACCGCTGCAGCCGCTGCGGTCGCGCCCGCGGGTACTACCGCTTCTTCGGCCTGTGCCGCATCTGCATCCGCGAGATGGCGCACAAGGGCGAACTGCCCGGCGTGAAGAAAGCCAGCTGGTAATCAGCTGACACCCCTCAAGGCCTCCCCACCCGGGAGGTCTTTTGCCTTGGTCCGCATGACTGCCCAGAAGTGTACGCCCCGACGTGTGAACCTCGACTTGTGGAGGCCGCGCAGAACTGATACACTCCCAAGTTGCCGTGCCTTGAAAGAGGAACGGACGCAGTGCCCCCCGGATACGAACCTGTCGCCTTGAGAGGTCATCGTCCGGTGGTGGTGAAGACCCAACAGAAGAGACGCGCCACCTTGTGGCCCCCGCTTCCACTTGGGGAGAATCGCGCCCGACCGCCAGCTTGCCTGGGGCCGGGCCACCTGCCGGGAGCAGGCCCCCACGCGGGGAACCAGCCCGGATCAACACCAGCCCATGGAGGCTACATGTTGAGTGATCCCATCGCCGATATGCTCACGCGCATCCGCAACGCGACGCGCACCCACAAGGAGACCGTGGACGTCCCGGCCTC
The DNA window shown above is from Deinococcus sedimenti and carries:
- the rplX gene encoding 50S ribosomal protein L24, translating into MPRPSAGSHHNDKLHIKKGDTVIVLSGKHKGKTGKVLLALPRDQKVVVEGVNLVTKNVKPSPANPQGGQEQRELALHASKVSIVDPETGKATRIRKTIVDGKKVRVAVASGKNID
- the rplN gene encoding 50S ribosomal protein L14; protein product: MIMPQSRLDVADNSGAREIMCIRVLNSGIGGKGLTTGGGGNKRYAHVGDIIVASVKDAAPRGTVKAGDVVKAVVVRTSHAIKRADGSTIRFDKNAAVIINNQGEPRGTRVFGPVARELRDRRFMKIVSLAPEVL
- a CDS encoding type Z 30S ribosomal protein S14 gives rise to the protein MANTSKVVKAARGHKFAVQNYNRCSRCGRARGYYRFFGLCRICIREMAHKGELPGVKKASW
- the rplE gene encoding 50S ribosomal protein L5, with product MQQLKTKYNEQVRPAMMQQFGYSSVMAVPRIEKIVVNEGLGSAKEDSKAIDKAAKELALITLQKPIVTKAKKSISNFKLRQGMPVGIKVTLRGERMFVFLEKLINIGLPRIRDFKGVNPNAFDGRGNYNLGIKEQLIFPEITYDMVDKVRGMDITIVTTAKTDEEARALLQAMGLPFRK